The following nucleotide sequence is from Salvia miltiorrhiza cultivar Shanhuang (shh) chromosome 7, IMPLAD_Smil_shh, whole genome shotgun sequence.
TCGGAGGAAATCTTTGTGCATCTTTTAGATTGGCTTGCAAGTCTTTATAGAGGAGTCCTTATCATTGAAGGAAACTTGGGATTTCTCACATATAAATACTGTCTCTCTCTTGGAGCTAGGGTTCGCTGGTTTTGACATTCAATCAAGCAGTTGGTGTGTGGAGCGTGATTTGCAGCAAGAAAACATCATTGGTTTGGTCGTATGTTCTATTTCTTGTTACTTTGCTATTCATGTTAGTTTGAGCAAAGTAAGTTTCTCGTTCGCGAGTTTCCAGATCGATGCTTCGTTGTTCGTTCGCAAGTTTCCAGATCGAGTTCTACTTGTGAGTGGGATTTGTTTATTTGCTTTTCCATGTGGGTTTGAATAATACACTCTCATTGTTCATGTTATTGTCATTGTTCTTTGAGTTGTTTGAGTTGTAAGGGAGTAAGTGTTCGCCGGGGTTCACACTTAGAGAGTTAGTGTTATCTAACTTTCAACGTTTTACTAGTGTTGAGGTTTTGGGAAATTATAGAGGCATAGAAGGTTGAGTCGTTGTAAGTCCTGCTGTAATTTAATCTGTCATAGTGGATCGTTTTCCCTGGGcgaggccccccagacgtaggtgttctatcaccgaactgggttacCATATCGTGTGTTCAAGCTTATTTCTCTATTTGTTATCTGCTGTGATTTGGTATCTCATTTGGTACCATATTGGGTTGCTGCGAGATTTTATGTGTATTTGGATAGGTGGCTggtattacatatatatatatacatatatataataaaatttaaaatgaatataattatcatagactaaaaatatattgtgcatattagtttttatttatcatatatataattatatattttaatttcaaaaaatatgttTAGCTCACAATAGTGGCAATGTTGAActttgtgtgtatatatatatatgttgatggtgtatataaaatttcatatttatttgtGTTGAACTCTCTTTTTCGTATTTcctcatcaatttttttaacatggTATATTTTAggtgcatttatttatataaattaagtAACATTCTAAATAATAATATGGAAAAATTGATCCAAATACataatattcaaattaaaatggATTACTGATATTTTTCCGACACctactattttaaatatatatatatatatatatataattattggcgcataaatacacgaactttgggtCCATTTTGGTATATCCTACGAACTTTGAAAGTTGTTAAAAAAACACGAACTttaactcattttatttttttttccacgaaCTTTGAGAATTGTCAAAAACTACCCGAACTTTggctcaatttatttttttccacggAATATACTTAGAAAAATGGtccaaataattcttttataattaataataaataccGCTTCATTTGAGATTAGGCTTTGAAAAGTTTCTCAACCACATGGTCATTAGATGAATATTTCACGTCATTAATTGAATCGGAAAATGCTAATTAGAATTATACAATTGGGCGGTAGGTTTTAATACACTCATTATCTCTCGTTATCTTTTAACTagcttaattaattagttagtgatagatgaaaattatttatgggtgacatgattttttttaattaaactatatttcattaaaatatatcTCAAATGAAGCggtatttattgttaattataaaagaattatttggataattttttataacaatatattttattttgtgggaaaaaataaattgggtcaaagttcgtgtatttttgaCAATTCTCAAAGTTTGTGGAAAAAACAAAATGAGTTCGTGTAATTTTTGAAAACTTTCAAAGTtcgtggaaaaaatcaaaatgggtccaaagttcgtgtatttaggcGCCAATaacccatatatatacatatgattATATATAATGTAGTAATAATAAATTGTATCATCTatataatacaaaaataaaactaataaatATGGTTCCATAAAGTGAACAGAGAAACCCTTAATATAGTGTGaagatatttaattattagaaataatatttgaaattaagaGTACAAAAGTtgaaatttagaaaattaagaatataattttATGGGGTTGAACATATAATAGAGAATCATGcgttattgatttattttagcTTCAACAAAAGTAGGCGGATTTGAGCCCAAAACTTCTCATAAATGAGAGTTTTAGAGTGTCTCAACTTTGCCAACTGTGTTCGCAGGCCTCATGTAttgctattatatatttatagatagatagattttCATTATCATTATGACGAATCCAATGCCATATCCCTTGCACATAAATTAGAaacattaaaaagaaaaagaaaaaaaaacaacgtGATGAGAGCATAAATTTGCATTGGATCGGAGCGACGAATTTCTTCCCATCTCCTTTCACTTTACCTTTCTTTAATTTACATCCTGTCGCCCGTTGAAAAAGTTGAAACAAAGTGACAAACAATACTGACCGAATTCCCTCATTACAGAACCCCATAATCAAAACCTTTTATCACCTTTCACACTAAAGAAACAATCCCCATCTCCACATTCCACTCTCCCAAAAAAAACCTTTctcccccccaaaaaaagaTGGCCTTAAGCAACAATGTGATCGGAGCCATCAACTTCGTGGCCATGCTGCTCTCGATCCCGGTGATCGGCGCCGGCATATGGCTGGCAACGGAGGCCGACAACTCCTGCGTCAAGATCCTGCAGTGGCCCGTCATCATCCTCGGCGTCCTCATCCTGCTGGTGGCGCTGGCCGGCTTCGTGGGCGGCTTCTGGAGGATTCCGTGGCTGCTCATAGCATACCTTGTGCTCATGCTTCTCCTCATTGTGCTTCTCGCTTGCTTGGTTGTATTCATCTACATGGTCACCAGCAGGGGCGGGGGCCACCCCGTGCCCAGCCGGGCTTACTTGGAGTACGATCTCGACGGCTTCTCCGGCTGGCTGCGGCGGCGCGTGCGCAGCACCTACAAGTGGGATAGGATCAGGAGCTGCCTTAGCTCCACCAGTATGTGCGCGGAGTTGAATCAGAGCTATCGCGCCGCGCAGGATTTCTTCAATGCTCCTATCACTCCTTTGCAGGTAATGTCGATTACTGTTTTGAGTCTTTGCTACTAACTTTGGCAGATTTGTTTAGAGAAAGATAATGGTTGTTTCTGGGTTGATAAATTGCATATTGCTTGAGCGAAAATACTGTGCATGCTTGGACGTGGTCGGACTAAGCTTTTTTTCCCCCGTAATTTACGTCCTCTTTTATTCCAAATTTATTGTTAAAAAATAAAGGATAAAAAAAGTGGAATTTTTTAATTACATTTTAATGATCACCAtcatcatattttatattctctaGAGTTGAAAAAAGAAATAGCCCACCTtcctttcaaaattttggatgaaaaaatattattctccATATCCACCAAAAAATGCCCTTTCCATatagcacgagttttaataaattaattgagTATTGTAAGTGGAATATGAAGATctcatttttattataattttatttaatttgattgtGTAACTAATGGGTCCATTAATGATAATATAGATAAATAAGGGAAAATAATctcatttttattataattttatttaatttgattgaGTAATTAATGGGTCCATACCATTAATGATAATATAGAtaaataagagaaaatattgaGCGTTATAATTAATGCGTGATAGGAATAAAGGtctcatttttataataattttaaattaattaatttgtggcGAGTCTAGTAAAGACAATATTGATAAATAAGGAATACTATTAATGGTTATAATTAGTCGAGTGTATTGactataaaagaaaatataaaataaatatatttttttgtggacgaaacaaaataacaaaataagtgTTGATTCTTATCACGCACCGATATCCCATGaaaatattatcataaattggagtaaaaatgatgaaaaatcaATTGCTCGAAACAAAATTTCATCCTATTCCATGAAACATTATCCACCTGATAAAATACTTAGAAATATAGaaaaattataagaaaatatggttTTCACTATTTTCTAGCGAACTCACACTAAATGTTAAAAGCCAATAGAAGGATACGCTGGctgaattaaaatttaatgtaTCTCACTAAATATCCCATTTTGTCTCGCACATAAAATTTTGGGACATTGAATCTCATTTATGGCTCGCCCCTCTATGTTTTTCTTAgacttttccttttttattttttattatttttttggttgCATGTTCGACGGATTTTTTGCACTTAAAATTATATTTCTCTATTTTcttaaaatgtaaataaaatccACTTAAGATCAGCCTCTTGGAAATGGGATAAGGTTCAGTGTCCCaatattttatgtgtgtcactatgtcccactcatatatatataaatattattttacaaatattttttataaaaataaaatttattataatattatgaattatacttaaatttttatttcaaaaaattaatgtttttgaaaagtactactccctccatccgcgATATCATTTCCACATTTGTCATTTCGGTCCGtacgcgatatcgtttccacttctatttatagaagTATAGTTCATAAACTTTCACTCACAACcatagtgggacccaaacttCACTCACTACAATATCCACTAGTATCCACTATTTTTCTTCAAACTCGTGCCATCCAcaatgtgaaaacgatatcgcggacggagggagtatgacttttaatttatcaacttattattagctaatagacgtaaaattaaatgataaaaaataattatataccctaattaaatgaaataaaccctagttaataataaaaaagacataaagtaaagcttataaaatttaaattcgagagaaaaaatatataaaaaacaaataaaattgaaaattaaacaTAAAGTGTGGTATATTGAAGTTTAATCCCTCGAAAATGGAATGAGATAGATGTGAACGAGTAAATCCATTTCTAAAACATAAATGTTTTTGCTTTAATTTCTTTTGGTTccagttaattaatatttcagataatgaattttttttaataataaattttctcTACTAAACCCAAGCgatacccattttttttttcaaaaatttgttacactcaaagaaaggaaaaacacaTTCACACTCTAACCTTTTAGGTGACTCTGACCCCGACCTATTGATTGGAGgtgaagcgtcttaccaacagactgcgcttcatcgtcagcGATACCTATCTTATAATAATCAAGAAAGTAACTTTATTAGATTTAATGAAAAATGGCTATCACATTACTTGGCAGCGTGTAGAGTTTATCAACACCTTGTTTGGTGGAGCTGTAAAAACTATTCTTAGATTGATTACTACACAAAGCATGATTCTACAGACCAAGCACACAATAACTTTCCTTTAAGCTTCAGCAATCTTCTTTCAAAAGGCATTGGCCCGCAAATGCGAATACTATTCACATACAGCGCACAAATTATATATACAAggggtagggatgtcaatcgggtcaacTCACCGGGTTTTAGGCCAGTCCTATCGGGTtacgggttaatcgggtgcgggctaatcgagCTGAGAATTTTTTCAGGTTATAAATctccaaccctaaccctaaacgttcgggtttcgggctagcccatcgggctaatcggcTTAAAGGCgtaaacataaaataattatttgtattttgttatttttaatgatctaatgtataatgtataaaatatacatagaaatcaaagatataaattatatagcaaacaTTAAACGCAAAAATATGAGATATTGTaaaaaacatcaagattacataacatataaaaaaagttggtaataataaaatgttcaattttgttaaagaaaaaataataaaatatccaacaatagtttgaactcatagaaccaaagcatctcaaaaataaagaaaagtgaaatgatgagactttataatattttatcattttttttatttttatatctaaatattctaAGTTAAGTACTCagatttcgggctagcccatcgggctagtcgGGTAAACCCTATCGGGTGCTGGGCTATTCGGTTAAGGGCTAATTGGGTTGTAACTTTTATCACTAGAAAAAAACGTACGATTACCGACGATATTTTGTCGTCGGTAATAAGGCACGGCCGCCGGTGATAAAGGCTACCGGCggcgttaccggcggcaaatcGCCGTCGCTAACCGACTCGTCGGTAatgccattaccgacggcgatcggccgccgccggcaattaacggtGGCGAAGCCGCCGACAATTTCCGCCGTTGAACGGTGGAGAGTTGCCGAAAAATTagcgacggcaaatgccgtcggtaattagcggcggcgagatcaccgtcggtaatttccaccgaACGGTGGTGGCGCACTCGCCGAACTTGGCCGA
It contains:
- the LOC130996271 gene encoding protein TORNADO 2-like; this encodes MALSNNVIGAINFVAMLLSIPVIGAGIWLATEADNSCVKILQWPVIILGVLILLVALAGFVGGFWRIPWLLIAYLVLMLLLIVLLACLVVFIYMVTSRGGGHPVPSRAYLEYDLDGFSGWLRRRVRSTYKWDRIRSCLSSTSMCAELNQSYRAAQDFFNAPITPLQSGCCKPPTECGYTFVNPTYWISPINNAADMDCLQWSNDQTQLCYSCDSCKAGLLANLKKEWMKADVVLIITLVALIAVYIFGCCAFRNAKTEELFKKYKQGNAYT